The following nucleotide sequence is from Pseudoalteromonas xiamenensis.
TACGCCAGAGAAATTAGCCATCTTAGTCAATTGGCCGATTTGGCGCGTATGCAGCGTTTATTGAAAAGCCTACCGATATACGTTGAACGTGCGGCTCGCCATATCGTTCAAGGTGATATTCCCATCCAACTTGATACACAAAATGCCTGTTGGTTAAGTCCTATTCGTAAGCAGCCAAATGCAGATCCGCTTAAAACAGAAGGCTATTTTAAACAAGCGGGCAAATTGGGCTTAGTTGTTCCCATCCTCCATAAAGATGAAGTTTATTGTCAGCTATTCATGGACAGCCTAGATCAGTTGAGCGAAAATAGCGTGCATTGCAATCAGTACGGTTGGTTTCATCTGACGGGTGAACACAAAGAGAACCCGAATTTAAGATTATTAAAACCAACACTGGCACTGATGACGGCTGCTTGTTGTGGACACCAGTGGAAATTGGGAAAGCCATCAGCCCCTAGGCTTTTAACGTTACGTGAAATGCTGCTGGCCAGTAGTATAAATTGGAAAGACGTGAAAAAAGCGAAACTGAACCTCCGTCAGCCGACGACGTAATTGGAGCGCATAAATGCGAATGTTTCAGCTTATTCTGCTTTGTCTTGCAGGGTATATACAATATAAATTGTGGCTTGGGCATAATGGCATCCAGGATTATGTTCATATCAAACATGCCGTGGTTGAACACAAAGAAACAAATACGCAATTACAAAAACGAAATCGCTTACTCAAAGCGGACATTGATGACCTTAAACTTGGATTGGAAGGCGTTGAAGAACGGGACTCGACATGAACTTGGCCTGATCAAAAAAGACGAGACCTTTATTCGAGTATTACCTGCAAAACAACCATGAAAAATCGAGTTAAGATAGCCGCTGTTATACCTGCTGCCGGTGTCGGCAGTCGGATGCAGCTAGATTTCCCTAAACAATACTTAGTTATTCAAGACCAAACCATTCTCGAGCACACCGTACACAAACTCCTTGCTTTGCCATGTATCACGACCGTGGTGATAGCGATAAGTAAAGAAGATGATTACTTTTCCGATATTACGTTTACCGATAACAGAGTATGCGCTTGCTTTGGTGGTGCGTCGCGTGCGGAATCGGTGTTTAACGCGCTTAAGCATTTACGAGATGACAAGCCCGATTGGGTGTTGGTACACGATGCTGCTCGTCCATTAGTTCTGCCTGAAGATATCGCGACGCTCGTAACTCAATGCTTGGAAAAAGATGAGGGAGGTATTCTCGCATCTAAAGTGAAAGATACGATTAAACAGGGCGATACAAAAATTGAAAAAACGGTCCCTCGAGAACAACTTTGGTCAGCTCTGACTCCACAAATGTTCAAATTTGACGAATTATTAGCGGCGTTAGAACTAGGACTTAAAGAAGCACCTCATACTATTACCGATGAAGCCTCCGCGATGGAGCGACTGAACTTGCCTGTGCAATTGGTGTCGGGACGCAGTGATAACATTAAAATTACGTCGCCTGAAGATTACGATTTGGCTTGCTATCTGCTCAACAAACAAAAAGAGAATGCACAATGATAAGAATTGGACACGGCTTTGATGTACATAAATTTGGTGGGCAAGGACCGATTACGCTCGGTGGAGTCAAAATCCCATACGATCAAGGTTTTCTTGCGCACTCCGATGGCGACGTTGCTATCCACGCTCTGTGTGATGCATTACTTGGCGCACTCGCTTTAGGTGACATTGGCCTGCATTTTCCTGATACAGCCAGTGAGTATGAAAATATCGACAGTCGGATTTTACTCCGGCACGTCTTTGGTCTAGTAAAAGAAAAAGGTTATAAAATAGGTAACCTTGATGTAACGATAGTGGCGCAAGCACCTAAAATGCGCCCACACATTGACGCCATGCGCGCTAATTTAGCTGCGGATTGTGAAACGCACATCGACAATGTGAATGTAAAAGCCACAACAACCGAAAAATTAGGTTTTGAAGGTCGTAAGGAAGGTATTTCGAGTCATGCCGTCGTGTTATTGGTGAAAGCATGTTAACGCTTAACTACCTTTATGGGAAACCGACTGCCACGGCTGAGTTTAAGACCTTGCCGGAAGATTTTGTGGTGGATGAGGTCATGGACATTGAGTTTACCGGTGAAGGTGAACATGTGTGCCTGCAAATCATCAAACGAGGTGAAAACACCATTAGTCTTGCAAAAGCAATTGCTAAAGCGGCAGGTGTCGGCCTTCGTGATGTAAGTTATGCTGGACTCAAGGATAAACACGGTGTTTGTACTCAGTGGTTTAGCGTACCTGTCGCAATTAAAAAAGACATCGATTTTAGTTTGTTGAACAATGAACAACGGATGGTGATACAGCAACTCAGGCATAATCGTAAGTTGCGTACGGGATGCCACAAAGGTAATCGATTTGAAATTACGTTGCGGAATGTATCTGACATTCGCGCTATTCTGGCTCGAATAAACGCGGTTAGGCAAGGTGTGCCAAATTATTTTGGTGAACAGCGTTTTGGCTTTGATGGCCACAATTTGACGATGGCAGAGCGGATGTTCGATGGAGAAGTGATCCGCGATAAGAAACTCCGAGGATTGGTGATCTCTGCGGCCCGCTCGGCATTATTTAATCACGTTGTTAGTAAAAGAGTGGAAGCGCATGGGCTTGCTGTCAGTTGGCCGAGAGAGATTTTTCTTCTTGAAGGAAGTAACGCCTTTTTTGAAGAGGATTTAAGTGATGCAAATGTCGCACGATTATTGGAAGGTGATATTCATTTATCAGCCCCCTTGTTTGGTAAAGGAGACAGAGGCATAGTAGAACAAGAACGCCACTGGCTTGAAAGCTATCAAAAATGGTGTGAAGGACTGTGTCAACTTGGATTAAAAATGGAACGTCGTGCTCTTCGCCTAGTACCGCAAAATTTTACCGTGGAATCAGTGAATGAAACGACGTTGAAGCTAGGCTTTGAGTTACCAAAAGGCACATTCGCAACAGCGGTTTTAAGAGAGCTTGCGCTCTATCAAGATGTCAGCAAAGTAATCAGCGAGGAGATTGAGTAAGTGAGAATACTACTAAGTAACGATGATGGTGTGCATGCAAAGGGGATTGCAATTTTATACCATGCTCTAAGCCAAATTGCAGAGGTTACGGTTATTGGACCGGATAGAAACTGCAGTGGTGCAAGCAGCTCACTAACTTTACTCAATCCTCTTCGAGCAACAACCTTGGATAACGGTTTCATTTCGGTCAATGGTACGCCAACAGATTGTGTCCATTTAGGGGTAAACCAACTGATGGAAGCAAAACCTGATTTAGTGGTTGCAGGCATAAACTGTGGAGCTAACTTAGGTGATGATACGCTTTACTCGGGGACGGTTGCAGCCGCAATGGAAGGCCGTCATATGGGCTTACCTGCAATAGCGGTTTCATTGTGTTCAAAACGAGAAGCTCATTATGAAACGGCAGCTGCAGTCACAGTTGATATCATTAAACGCTTAAATGCACACCCGCTACCTAAAGACCAAATTCTAAACCTAAATGTACCGGACATTCCGTTGTCTGAACTAAAAGGAATGAAAGTGACGCGTTTGGGTGCTCGTCATAAAGCTGAAACGATGACTAAGCGAGAAGACCCTTGGGGTCGCGAGATTTATTGGTATGGGTCGCTTGGGAATGAAAGTGACGCCGGAGAAGGCACCGATTTTCATGCGATAAATAGCGGTTATGCGTCGATTACTCCATTGCAAATCGACATGACAGCCCACTCTAGTATTGATGCAATGAAAACGTGGTTACAGGTGGACTAAGTGCTTAGTAATTATTCTCGTAGCGCTTCGGCGTTAAAAACATTACTCCAGCAAAATGGCATTCGCCATGCGAGTGTTTTACAAGTAATAGAGCGTACGCCGAGACATTTATTTATTGATGACGTACTAAAACATAAAGCCTATGAGAATACTGCGCTGCCAATAGGGCAAGGACAAACGATTTCGCAGCCCTACATTGTCGCGAAAATGACCGAGTTACTATTGGATGCAGGCGTGAAAGGCAAAGTACTTGAAGTAGGTACGGGGTCAGGGTATCAAACCGCTATTTTGGCACAAACCTTCGATGAAATTTGCTCTATAGAACGCATCAAGTCACTACAATGGCAGGCGAAAAGGCGTTTGCATCAACTCGACTTATACAATGTTGCAATGAAACATGGCGATGGATGGCAGGGTTGGTCGAGTAAGGCGCCATTCAATGGCATTATTGTTACCGCGGCAGCTAAAACGGTGCCAGAAGCACTTCTTGAACAACTTGCATTAAATGGTGTCATGATTGCTCCAATCGGAGAAAGTGAGCAAACGTTAATGTTGTTTAGGAAAACAGAGCAAGGAATCCAAAGCGAACAGCTGGCCGCAGTTCGGTTTGTGCCTTTAGTCGCTGGAGAAATTGTGCTTTAATCTTATTTTCAAGACGTTAATTAGTTAATCGATTAGGAAATAGGCCGAGGAGAGGACAGTGTTACATTGGCGCGTTGTTACATTGTTGTCTGCATGTATCGTCTTAAGCGCGTGTAGTTCCCGTCAAAAGCCGGCACCAGTGAGTAGCTTGGAAACTCGTCCGATGTCTTCACCACAAAAAATTAATATTAAAGGTTCTTCCTACGTTGTAAAGCAGGGCGATACACTTTTCTCTATTGCATTCGCAGCAAATCAAGATTTTCGCACAGTTGCAAAACGCAACAATATTCCCGCCCCATTCACTATTTATCCTGGTCAGAAGTTGTTTTTTGACAATTCCAATAATAAAAATAAAAAGCGCAAAAAATATACCAATCTGAGTAATAAGTCTAGTTCTCAACAACGAAAATATAACAAAATTGTAAAAAAAGATCTTGATCCTAAAAATCAACCAGAGTATGTTCAAAAAGAGGTCAGTAAAAAATCCAGTCGTACCAAGCAGTTGGATAGTAAAGGGGTACATTGGATTTGGCCTACGTCGGGTAAAATTACTCAACGGTTTTCGATTAAGGAAAATGGCTACAAAGGTTTGCAGATAAGTAACAAACAAGGGACTAACGTCGTTGCTGCTGCTGGAGGTGTCGTTGTGTACGCTGGAAACGCCTTACGCGGTTACGGCAATTTAATCATATTGAAACATGATGATGATTATTTAAGTGCATACGCACACAACTCAAAATTGCTTGTTAGAGAGCAACAGCAGGTTAAAGTTGGTCAAAAGATTGCCGAAATGGGAAGTACAGATGCTGAATCATCGGCGCTCAGATTTGAGATCCGCTTTAGAGGGCAGTCTGTTGATCCGGTGATCTATTTACCGAAAAACTAATTTAATCCAATCGGATGGATATGATCATTAAGTTGCTTGGGAGGACGGTATGAGTCAAACAGCGAAACTTGAATCAAAGAAAACGAGCGATTTTGAAGACAAATTCGAAGATGAAGTAACGATCGACGAATCAATTGATGATGAAGAAATACTCAACGAGGAAGATGACGCTGACGAAGAGATTTTTTTAAAAGATGAAGCCGTCAAAAATCTCGATGCGACTCAGCTTTATTTGAGTGAGATCGGATTTTCCCCCTTACTTAGTGCAGAAGAAGAAGTCTACTTCGCACGTAAAGCCCTCAAAGGATGCGAAGCTTCACGAAAACGTATGATTGAAAGTAACTTACGTTTAGTGGTCAAAATCGCTCGTCGTTATAATAACCGTGGCCTTGCGCTACTCGATTTAATCGAAGAGGGCAATCTAGGTCTGATCCGAGCCGTCGAAAAATTCGATCCTGAGCGCGGATTCCGTTTCTCTACATACGCAACTTGGTGGATACGTCAAACGATTGAACGTGCAATAATGAACCAGACCCGCACCATTCGTTTACCGATACACGTTGTAAAAGAATTAAATGTGTACTTGCGAACCGCAAGAGAGCTTACACAAAAACTCGATCACGAGCCGACGGCTGAAGAAATAGCCGCCTGTTTGGATAAGCCTGTTGAAGAAGTAAGTCGGATGCTCCGACTCAATGAAAAGATCACCTCTGTAGATACGCCTATAGGTGGTGAGAATGACAAAGCGTTATTGGACGTTTTAACGGATGAACGCGGTTTCGGTCCTGAGAATGAAGTTCAAAGCAACGACATCAACCGCCATATTGTTGATTGGTTGGGTGAGCTGAATCCAAAACAACGAGAAGTACTCGCCCGTCGCTTTGGTTTGCTTGGATACGAACCATCTACGCTTGAAGATGTAGGTCGAGAAATCGGTCTAACTCGTGAACGCGTGCGTCAAATTCAAGTTGAAGCACTACGCCGCTTGAAAGATATCTTGCAACACGAAGGGTTAAGTACAGATAGCCTTTTTGAGCAGCTCTGATACGTCAATTTTGTATAAAAAAACCACTCTCTTGAGTGGTTTTTTACTTTATTCGTAGACGTATAGACTTATGAAAGTATTCGCTCGTTACTCAACGAATCAGACCTCATCGGCTCTACTTCGTTAACGCTTTAAGTTCAAACAATAAATCAAGCGCTTGTTTTGGCGTTAATTCATTAGGATCAATACTCGTCAGTTTGTCTTCTACAGGGCTTGTAGCTGGTAACAGTGATAGCTGTGATTGTGCGGTCCCCGTCATGTTATTTCTGGGTTCATTTAATTCGGTTTCAATCACGGATTGATGTGACTCTAGCAGTGCCAGTTTTCGTTTTGCCGTTTGGATCACATCTTTGGGAACCCCCGCAAGTGCCGCAACCTGCAATCCGAAACTTTTGCTCGCTGGGCCTTCCAACACAGTGTGCTTGAACGCAATCGTGTCACCATGCTCTACCGCATCTAAATGTACATTGACGAGGCCCTGCTGCAGTTGAGCGAGTCTCAGTCAACTCAAAGTAATGTGTTGCAAACAACGTTTTAGCTGATAGTTTCGACGCGAGATAGTCTGCGGTTGCGTAAGCTAAAGACAAGCCGTCGTACGTACTTGTGCCACGCCCAATTTCATCCATTAATACTAAGGATTGGCTCGTCGCATTATTTAATATCGTTGCCGTTTCAGTCATTTCAACCATAAATGTTGAGCGGCCAGAAGCAAGATCATCACTGGCACCGATACGTGTAAAAATACGATCGATAGCCCCAATTTGAGCGCGGTTAGCTGGAACAAAGCTACCGATATGGGCCATTAACGCGATTAACGCGGTTTGGCGCATGTAAGTTGATTTACCCCCCATGTTTGGACCGGTAATAATCAGCATTTTACGGTCTGTGCTGAGCTTTACAGGGTTTGCGATAAATGGCGCTTTCGACACTTGTTCAACAACAGGATGACGACCGCCTTCAATATTAAGTCCATCGTGTTCATGTAATTCAGGTTTGCAATAATCGAGTGTCTGCGCACGTTCCGCAAATGTATTTAGCACATCCAAGTCGGCCAAAGCGGCGGCCATAAGCTGCAATTGTTCGATGTAAGGTGCGATGAATTCAAACAGTTCTTCATAGAGTTGCTTTTCAAGACCCAAAGCCTTGCTTTGACTCCCAAGTACTTTATCTTCGTGTTCTTTAAGTTCAGGAATAATATATCGTTCATTATTCTTGAGAGTTTGTCTACGAATGTAGTCGGCTGGCACTAAATGGCTGTTTGCACGACTTACATCTATGTAAAAACCATGTACTTTATTAAAGCCTATCTTGAGGGTACTGATACCAGTGCGAACCCGCTCGCGTTCTTCCAATTGCTCAAGGATGTCTGTCGCGCCTTCGCTGAGTGCACGCCATTCATCCAGTTCCGCGTTGTAGCCAGGAGCGATTACACCACCATCTCGAATGAGTACGGGAGGGTTTTCAACAACGGCGCGAGTCAAAAGTTCAAGTAACTCAGGAAATTCAGGTGTTTTACTGCAGATTGCAGTGAGACGTGAATCTTGGCTTTGTGCCAGTACCTCGTGTAAGGGAGCGAGTACTTCTAATGCAAAACGCAATCGAGTTAAATCTCGTGGTCTAGCATTACACAGAGCAAGTCGAGTAACTACGCGTTCGATGTCACCAATTTGCTTTAATAGCTCAAATAGCGACAAATACAGTTGCTCGTCAATAATGCTCGAAATGGCGTTTAAACGAGCATTGAGTTCAAGCCTATCTCGTATCGGCGTATGAATTCGACGTTTAAGTAAGCGAGACCCCATTGCTGTCGCTGTTTTATCTAAAACTTGAGCCAACGTATTTTCAATGCCACCGCCTAAGTTGGTGGTCAGCTCCAAGTTTCTACGAGTCGCGGCATCAAGAATGACGGCATGTTCATTTTTCTCAAGGCGAATTGCTCGAATATGCGGTAATGCCGTGCGCTGAGTGTCTTTGACATACTGCATCACACAGCCCGCAGCAATCAAACCTCTTGTGGACTGTGAGACGCCGAATCCAACGAGATCTTGTGTCCCAAACTGTTGGCAAAGTAGATGATTTGCCGTGTCTAAATCAAACTCCCACTGAGGCCTGCGGCGAGTCTCCTTTGTATTTTTCCACGATATGGAGTGCATTGAATTCTTCAGGATAAAGTAGTTCCGCGGGTTGCAAGCGTTGCAGTGTTGAGAGCACGGCCTCTTCAGTGTCGAGTTCAACAACAGTAAACTCACCTGAGTTTATATCAAGGTAAGCGATGCCAAAGCAGGTGGTTTTGTCTTGCCAAATCGCGGCCAGTAGGGTGTCTTGTCGTTCCTGAAGTAAAGCTTCATCTGTGACAGTACCTGGCGTAACGATACGAACCACTTTACGTTCTACCGGACCTTTGCTGGTGGCGGGATCACCAATTTGTTCGCAAATTGCGACCGACTCTCCCATCTGCACAAGACGTGCTAAATAGTTATCAACCGCATGATAGGGCACACCCGCCATAGGAATTGGTTCTCCACCGGCTTTTCCACGATGAGTTTGCGAAATATCGAGCAGTTGAGCCGCTCTTTTAGCATCGTCAAAAAACAATTCATAGAAATCGCCCATTCGGTAGAACAATAGAATGTCTTTATGCTCCGACTTTATACGCAGATACTGCTGCATCATTGGAGTTTGTTGTTTTATAGTATGTTCAGAATAGAGATCAATTGGCATGTTGCTACCTAAGGTTAACTATGAACTTACATCAAGAGATAACGACCCTTGCTGCAAAAGTAGGGAGTATTCTAACGGATAAGAGATTGACGATCACTACTATTGAATCATGTACAGGTGGTGGTATCAGTTACGCGCTCACGGATACCCCCGGAAGCTCGGCTTACATTGAACAATGTTTTGTCACCTATAGCAATGCCGCTAAATCAGCACTGGCTAATGTTTCAACTGAAACCCTTGCGGCTTTTGGTGCTGTCAGTGAGCAAGTCGTGCGTGAAATGGCAAATGGTGGTGCTTCGGCGGCTCATGCTGATGTGGCCATTGCGGTTTCCGGCATCGCAGGACCTTCAGGTGGTAGTGTGGAAAAACCGGTGGGACTTGTGTGGTTTGCTTGGAAAGTACTGGATAAAACAATGAGTGTGTCACACACCTTTTCAGGAAATCGATCTGAAGTTAGAAGCCAAGCTATTGCTTTTGCTTTAGAAAATTTACTGAAGCTGCTTAATGATAAAAATTAGCTTGATACTGTAATTCTATACAGTATACTGGATGTATTCAGCAAGTTTGGAGAAGCAAATGAACGATAACAAGCAAAAAGCGTTGGAAGCAGCACTGTCTCAGATCGAGCGTCAATTCGGTAAAGGTTCAATCATGAAGTTGGGTGATAGCCAAGCTTTAGATATTGAAGCGATTTCGACAGGTTCACTCGGTATCGATATTGCGCTTGGTATTGGTGGTTTGCCTACAGGCCGTATCGTTGAAATTTATGGTCCTGAATCTTCAGGTAAAACAACGCTGACTTTACAAGTTATCGCAGAAGCTCAGAAGCAAGGTAAAACTTGTGCGTTCGTTGACGCAGAGCACGCACTTGACCCTGTTTATGCGCAAAAGTTAGGCGTAAACGTTGACGAATTACTCGTATCTCAACCAGATACAGGTGAGCAAGCTCTTGAAATCTGCGACATGTTAGTACGTTCAGGCGCCGTTGATGTTGTGATTGTTGACTCAGTTGCTGCACTTACACCTAAAGCTGAGATTGAAGGTGAAATGGGTGATACACACGTAGGTTTGCAAGCGCGTCTAATGTCACAAGCTCTTCGTAAACTTACTGCAAACATCAAACGTTCAAACACGTTGTGTATTTTCATCAACCAAATCCGTATGAAGATTGGTGTGATGTTTGGTAACCCAGAAACGACCACAGGTGGTAACGCACTGAAGTTTTATGCATCGGTTCGTATCGATATTCGTCGTATCGGCTCGGTAAAAGAAGGTGAAGAAGTCGTCGGTAACGAGACTCGTGTTAAGATCGTAAAAAACAAAGTAGCGCCGCCATTTAAACAAGCAGAATTCATCATCATGTATGGTGAAGGTATCTCCAAAGAAGGTGAGTTACTTGATTTGGGTGTACAGCACAAGATTGTTGATAAGTCGGGTGCTTGGTATAGCTACAATGGTAACAAAATTGGCCAAGGTAAATCGAACTCGATTAAGTTTTTAAAAGAAAACGTGGCAATTGCGAACGAGATTGAAGGCAAACTACGTGACATGTTACTTCTACAGGCAACAATTAAGCCTGAAGAAGGTGTTGATCCGGGCCTTGCAGAAAGTGAATTAGAACTATAATCGATGAGTATCGATTATTAAGCGAAAAGAAAGCGGCGTAAGCCGCTTTCTTGTTTTTAGGGAGAAGATGTTGATTAGAAAACGTATTTAGCTGAAAGTTGAATGCGGTCTAAGTCACCGTCTAATCCACTTTCTGTTTCACGATTTGCGACTTTATATTCAACACCGAACGTTAGTTTTTTAACTGGCGAGTAAAGGATGTTAGCGCTATAACTATGAATTTTTTTCGTAGGGTCTCCAGAGTAAGCGAGTAGGTCGACATTATTATCTGCATCAAAGAATGAATATAAGAATGTAGAGCGTAGTTGATCACTCCAGAAGTGTTGATATGCGACAAAGCCTGATGTTGAATCGATAGCATCTAACTTGCTGCCGTCATAAACCGCCCCGTGCGCCGCGTTCAAGCCTACATAACGACCAAGTCCAGAGCTCCTGTGTAAGCATAAACTTAACGTTGTCTTTCGAACCAACTTTCACCATACCGGACGCACTGATACCGAATGAAGATTCCGTTTCATCAGCAGCACCGGCTTTGTAAGTCAGTTGACGAGCAAGTGCGGTCACAACAAAATTACCCCAATCAGCAGTGTGCGTGTAGCGTGCGGTAAAATCAGGCATGCTTGCATCATCGGTAACAACCATCGCTTTATTGACTGTTACTGTACTTTCAGGGTTTTCCATTGAGAACGACCAATTACCTGTTGTGTATTTGATCATGGCTTGACGGTTAAATACGGTGCCTTCTGTTGGACCCACAAAATCAAGTGTTTCCGGCAATGCACCAACGTTTTGGAAGTTTGACCAAGCCTGACCAAACAACCAACCTTTATATGTCACATAGGCCTGTCGAATACGAGGCACATACGAGTTACTAACACGCTCGTTACCGCCTGGCGTCACTAAAAAATCGAGTTCGATTTTCGTATCGATACTACTCCCATCATCAAGCGCTGTTTTAGTACCGAAAAAGAATCGAGATTGTTTCGCGTGCATGTCAAATACCGCATCCTCACTTGAGGTTGCGGATACCGGTGTGCTGCTCGGAATGTAAAAGTCTCGGCCTAGATTTTGCGCGCCTAGTGAACCGTCGGAGAAATCACTCCACATTGCATCTAGTTTGATGTAACCGCCATAGTTTACTGATGTACCATTAAGGTCTGTCGCTAGAGCAGGAGCACTGAGAACACTTGCAACCGCAAGTGCACACAAAGATTTTGTTGTCATAGTTTTGGTTGTCATACATTAAGTTCCTCTAATGGGCTTCGCACAAAAAACGAGCCAACTGGTCAAAATCACTTTTGTCTAAGGTTGCTTTTTACTCAATTACCCTTTGGTCTATAAGACTAAGGTCGCGTGTGTTAATGTGTTTTTGTATTGGGTACTAATTGTAACGGTAAATCTAACTTTATTGATATAAATAATGGAATTAGAACGACTTACTGCGTGAAGCTTAGACAATTTTTCTGAAACAGATAAATTTAGCTGAGTATAAATAGCCGAATTACAACTAAGGTCTAATACTTTAAGGGATATTGCTGATAGATCCTTGAGGAAAGCCGCAAGGCCAATAAATTAATATGGAGATGACTATGTCACAGAGTATTTATCCAGTTCCTGAAGCATTCAAGAACACAGCACTCGTTGATAATGATCGCTATAACGAACTATACCAACAATCTATAGACGATCCTGAGCAATTTTGGGCTTTACAAGGCAAACGACTGGACTGGTTTACCCCGTATAGCAAAGTAAAGAACACGTCATTCGATAAAGGCCACATTAGTATAAAATGGTATGAAGATGGCGTGTTAAACGTGTCGTATAACTGTATCGACCGCCATTTAAAAGACAAAGCGCATAAAGTTGCCATGATTTGGGAAGGGGACAACCCAAATCAAAGTGAAAACATTACCTATCAAACACTTCACGACGAAGTAGCAAAACTAGCAAATGGCCTTCGCAAATTAGGTGTTCAAAAAGGCGACCGTGTTGCGATTTATATGCCGATGACGCCTCAAGCTATCTATGCGATGCAAGCGTGTGCGCGTATTGGCGCAATTCACTCCGTGGTTTTTGGTGGCTTTTCGCCAACCGCAATTGCTGACCGAATCGTCGATTCGGGCGCAAAAGTCGTAATCACTTCTGATGAAGGGCGCCGTGGTGGTAATAGCGTGCCTCTGAAAGCGAACGTCGATGAGGCGTTAACACACAAAGACGTGAAAACGATTGAACATGTTATCGTTCATCAACTGACTGGCGGTGAAGTCGAATGGAATGATGTTGATGTTTGGTGGCATGACCTTGTTGCCGATTTACCTGCGACATGTGAACCGGAACCAATGAATGCGGAAGATCCGCTTTTCATTCTCTATACATCTGGGTCAACAGGTAAACCAAAAGGCGTGGTACATACTTCTGGTGGTTATTTAGTTTACGCATCAATGACGCACGAATACGTGTTCGACATGAAAGACAATGATGTCTATTGGTGTACAGCCGATGTGGGTTGGATCACAGGCCACAGCTACATGGCGTATGGTCCACTTGCAAATGGTTGCACACAAGTTATTTTTGAAGGCGTTCCTACTTATCCTACATCTGGTCGAATCGGTGATGTCGTTGATAAACATGGCGTTACGATACTATACACAGCACCTACCGCAATTCGAGCGTTAATGGCAAAAGGTGATGAACCAACAGCCTCTTCTACACGTAAATCATTGCGTTTGCTTGGTTCGGTTGGCGAACCAATTAACCCAGAAGCATGGACATGGTATTACGATAAAATTGGTAACCAGCAATGCCCTATTGTAGATACGTGGTGGCAAACCGAAACTGGTGGCATCATGATCACGCCACTCCCTGGTGCAATTGATATGAAACCGGGTTCAGCGACGCGTCCTTTCTTTGGTATTGCGCCTGCGCTATTCGATGCGGAAGGTAATACATTGGATGGTGCTACAGAGGGCAACTTAGTGATCCTCGATAGTTGGCCATCTCAAGCTCGTACAGTCTTTGGGGATCATGAGCGATTTGAACAAACCTATTTTTCCGCTTATC
It contains:
- the recA gene encoding recombinase RecA: MNDNKQKALEAALSQIERQFGKGSIMKLGDSQALDIEAISTGSLGIDIALGIGGLPTGRIVEIYGPESSGKTTLTLQVIAEAQKQGKTCAFVDAEHALDPVYAQKLGVNVDELLVSQPDTGEQALEICDMLVRSGAVDVVIVDSVAALTPKAEIEGEMGDTHVGLQARLMSQALRKLTANIKRSNTLCIFINQIRMKIGVMFGNPETTTGGNALKFYASVRIDIRRIGSVKEGEEVVGNETRVKIVKNKVAPPFKQAEFIIMYGEGISKEGELLDLGVQHKIVDKSGAWYSYNGNKIGQGKSNSIKFLKENVAIANEIEGKLRDMLLLQATIKPEEGVDPGLAESELEL
- the acs gene encoding acetate--CoA ligase — its product is MSQSIYPVPEAFKNTALVDNDRYNELYQQSIDDPEQFWALQGKRLDWFTPYSKVKNTSFDKGHISIKWYEDGVLNVSYNCIDRHLKDKAHKVAMIWEGDNPNQSENITYQTLHDEVAKLANGLRKLGVQKGDRVAIYMPMTPQAIYAMQACARIGAIHSVVFGGFSPTAIADRIVDSGAKVVITSDEGRRGGNSVPLKANVDEALTHKDVKTIEHVIVHQLTGGEVEWNDVDVWWHDLVADLPATCEPEPMNAEDPLFILYTSGSTGKPKGVVHTSGGYLVYASMTHEYVFDMKDNDVYWCTADVGWITGHSYMAYGPLANGCTQVIFEGVPTYPTSGRIGDVVDKHGVTILYTAPTAIRALMAKGDEPTASSTRKSLRLLGSVGEPINPEAWTWYYDKIGNQQCPIVDTWWQTETGGIMITPLPGAIDMKPGSATRPFFGIAPALFDAEGNTLDGATEGNLVILDSWPSQARTVFGDHERFEQTYFSAYPGVYFTGDGCRRDEDGYYWITGRVDDVLNVSGHRLGTAEIESALVAHESVAEAAVVGYPHDIKGQGIYVYVTPNEGVTVTEELTKEVRNWVRKELSPIASPDMIQWTPGLPKTRSGKIMRRILRKIAANEYEQLGDTSTLADPSVVEELIENRLNR
- a CDS encoding CinA family protein codes for the protein MNLHQEITTLAAKVGSILTDKRLTITTIESCTGGGISYALTDTPGSSAYIEQCFVTYSNAAKSALANVSTETLAAFGAVSEQVVREMANGGASAAHADVAIAVSGIAGPSGGSVEKPVGLVWFAWKVLDKTMSVSHTFSGNRSEVRSQAIAFALENLLKLLNDKN